The following are encoded in a window of Lates calcarifer isolate ASB-BC8 unplaced genomic scaffold, TLL_Latcal_v3 _unitig_1041_quiver_1150, whole genome shotgun sequence genomic DNA:
- the LOC108885862 gene encoding type-2 ice-structuring protein isoform X5, whose translation MKTLTVSLIVCTLIALTRAAALPYEENEHGTMDPMIIVDPFPFMTTPPPPPPPETTTALPETREHRVVKRSTSCPCGWTEYYDRCFFYVSKAMSWADAQKNCETMNSNLASVHSDEEYQLIQKVVLVASHGSGPTWIGGSDAQKEKLWFWIDGTTFKYENWCEGQPDDFQGAQDCALMNFAANKCWDDGSCEAALPSVCAKKI comes from the exons CTCTTCCATATGAAGAGAACGAACATGGGACAATGGATCCTATGATAATAG TTGATCCATTTCCTTTTAtgacaacaccaccaccaccaccaccacctgagACAACAACAGCACTGCCTGAAACAA GGGAGCATCGTGTGGTCAAGAGGTCCACATCTTGTCCCTGTGGTTGGACTGAGTACTACGACCGTTGCTTCTTCTATGTTTCCAAAGCCATGAGTTGGGCTGATGCTCAG AAAAACTGTGAGACCATGAATTCAAACCTTGCATCTGTGCACAGCGATGAGGAGTACCAGCTGATTCAGAAGGTGGTATTAGTTGCTAGTCATGGGTCTGGACCCACATGGATTGGAGGCTCTGATGCACAAAAG GAGAAGCTTTGGTTCTGGATTGATGGAACAACTTTCAAATATGAGAACTGGTGTGAGGGACAGCCTGATGACTTTCAAGGTGCTCAGGACTGTGCTCTAATGAATTTTGCAG CCAATAAGTGCTGGGATGATGGAAGCTGTGAAGCTGCTCTCCCGTCTGTCTGTGCCAAGAAAATCTGA